In a genomic window of Sporosarcina trichiuri:
- a CDS encoding TetR/AcrR family transcriptional regulator has product MDRRAEILEAAAKSFSLFGYKATTMDQVAKIANVGKGTIYTFFANKEELFNAIVVGMIDEMRCEAEAAAVPDASFEENAHARLMSILKFRTTHRLYAKLIDEGKEIRTPAVQEVLADIETQIIQFIAEKIEKGIVRGEVKPCNTELVAYLLFKSYMALVVDWERTHDRELAESEITDLLSSTIFKSLIR; this is encoded by the coding sequence ATGGATCGCAGAGCGGAGATATTGGAAGCCGCTGCGAAGTCCTTTTCGCTGTTCGGCTACAAAGCGACAACGATGGATCAGGTCGCGAAAATCGCAAATGTCGGCAAAGGGACGATCTATACGTTCTTCGCCAATAAGGAAGAACTGTTCAATGCCATTGTTGTCGGCATGATCGATGAAATGCGGTGCGAAGCGGAAGCGGCAGCGGTCCCGGACGCTTCATTCGAAGAGAATGCGCACGCCCGTCTCATGTCCATCCTGAAATTCCGGACGACACACCGGCTGTATGCCAAGCTGATCGACGAAGGGAAAGAGATCCGGACGCCTGCTGTACAGGAAGTGCTCGCCGATATCGAAACACAGATCATCCAGTTCATTGCCGAAAAGATCGAGAAGGGCATTGTACGCGGCGAAGTCAAGCCATGCAATACGGAACTGGTTGCGTATTTGCTGTTCAAATCGTACATGGCGCTCGTCGTTGATTGGGAAAGGACCCATGATCGTGAATTGGCCGAGTCGGAAATCACCGATCTGCTGAGCAGCACCATTTTTAAAAGTCTCATACGCTGA
- a CDS encoding NAD/NADP octopine/nopaline dehydrogenase family protein gives MKITIIGSGHGGSMAAACLARDGHEVSMLKLSGRPDEHFQKLEQTKQITLHDEHGTQTVPLLAVTRNPAEVIPQADILLIYYVSNYHKSLASALAPHLQKHQTVYICPGYLGSVYFLNELERLGRSGDAPLFAEGETLPYSCRITAPGEVTLYSVNYGHPIATVPAGRVEEACKTLAPVLGHCIPRDNIAEVALHNPNLIMHTVGIALNAAYIENSDGQFSMYTEGFTPSTWKVAHELDQEKMDMLTRIGAKPRSYIEEFKVRTFTDPDAYSDDEAFEIYAESVKDLRTKSVDNRYITEDVPMGLGLLHSLGKHLGMPTPVGDSIMTLAGTMVGDDYFAQARTIEALGFSSAKELLSFITEEQAAHA, from the coding sequence ATGAAAATTACAATTATCGGTTCAGGACATGGAGGTTCCATGGCGGCAGCCTGTCTCGCGCGCGATGGCCACGAGGTAAGCATGCTCAAATTGAGCGGCCGGCCGGATGAACATTTCCAGAAACTCGAACAGACGAAACAGATCACGCTCCACGACGAACACGGAACACAGACGGTTCCACTCCTAGCCGTGACCCGCAACCCTGCAGAGGTCATCCCGCAAGCAGATATACTCCTCATCTATTATGTATCGAACTACCACAAATCCCTCGCGAGCGCCCTTGCTCCGCATCTCCAGAAACACCAGACCGTCTATATCTGCCCAGGCTATCTCGGCAGTGTCTACTTCCTCAATGAGCTGGAACGGCTCGGCCGCAGCGGGGACGCACCGCTGTTCGCAGAGGGGGAGACGCTGCCGTACAGCTGCCGCATCACGGCGCCCGGGGAAGTGACACTGTACTCGGTGAACTATGGTCATCCGATTGCGACTGTGCCGGCAGGACGTGTGGAAGAAGCATGCAAGACGCTTGCGCCCGTTCTCGGCCACTGCATCCCGCGTGATAATATCGCGGAAGTGGCGCTGCATAACCCTAACCTGATCATGCATACGGTCGGCATCGCGCTGAACGCCGCCTACATTGAAAACTCGGATGGGCAGTTCTCCATGTACACGGAAGGGTTCACACCATCCACATGGAAGGTGGCCCATGAGCTCGACCAGGAGAAAATGGACATGCTCACGCGCATCGGTGCGAAGCCGCGCTCTTACATCGAGGAGTTCAAAGTGCGCACGTTCACCGATCCGGACGCCTATTCCGATGACGAAGCGTTCGAGATCTATGCGGAAAGCGTGAAAGACCTGCGCACGAAATCGGTCGATAACCGCTATATCACGGAAGACGTGCCCATGGGACTCGGGCTGCTCCACTCGCTCGGCAAGCATCTCGGCATGCCGACACCTGTCGGGGATTCAATCATGACGCTTGCGGGCACGATGGTCGGCGACGATTATTTCGCGCAAGCCCGCACTATCGAAGCGCTCGGTTTCAGCTCTGCGAAGGAATTGCTGTCATTCATCACTGAAGAACAGGCGGCGCATGCCTGA